In Arsenicicoccus sp. oral taxon 190, the following are encoded in one genomic region:
- a CDS encoding penicillin-binding transpeptidase domain-containing protein, with the protein MLSTTQRCGGAAVAIALALGAAGCTTDTPSSRDVAQAYAEGLARLDLTGVALDGTDAATATTALQSLGTPLGERRPRVTVVDGGSDEGDSTTARLSVSWQLGPAQPWSYETSVPLVRKDGRWRATWSPATVVPGAAAGDSLAVTRTPATRGRVLGAGGTPIVQPRPVVRVGVDKAHVTPQQAEAAAPRVAAFAGLDDVAGYTARVRGAGPRAFVEAITLRRDDPQAKGIDALVASVPGVTAVDDQRPLAPTRTFARPILGSVGEATAEIVQASHGAIAAGDVVGLGGLQRSEDETLRGTPGLRVALRHAGATNPLYAADPVAGRDVSTTLDVSVQTRAEQLLAAVKPASAVVALRPSTGDVLAAASGPGGQGQSTATLGKYAPGSTFKIVSTLALLRAGRSSTTPVACTPTVAVDGRVFENYDAYPADGLGQVPLATAFAKSCNTAFISQRDAASSSEIARAAAGLGLTASPALGVPGFLGSVPDATSQTEHAAQMIGQSQITASPLGMATVAASVVAGRPVAPRIVIPAAGAGATTPGTGTTPGAAETSTAPSASTTPAPPAAPVTPAEAAALRSLMRGVVTGGSGELLRRLPGEVLAKTGTAEFGTTTPPRKHAWMVAARGDLAVAVFVDEGEGGSRTAGPILKSFLEGTP; encoded by the coding sequence GTGCTGAGCACAACCCAGCGGTGCGGGGGCGCCGCCGTGGCGATCGCGTTGGCCCTGGGGGCCGCCGGGTGCACCACCGACACGCCGAGCTCGCGTGACGTCGCCCAGGCGTATGCCGAGGGCCTCGCGCGGCTGGACCTGACGGGCGTGGCGCTGGACGGCACCGACGCCGCCACCGCCACCACCGCGCTGCAGTCGCTCGGCACGCCGCTGGGCGAGCGCCGGCCCCGCGTCACCGTCGTGGACGGCGGCTCCGACGAGGGGGACTCCACCACCGCGCGGCTGTCGGTGAGCTGGCAGCTCGGGCCGGCGCAGCCGTGGAGCTACGAGACGTCGGTGCCGTTGGTGCGCAAGGACGGTCGGTGGCGGGCCACGTGGTCCCCGGCGACCGTCGTCCCGGGTGCCGCCGCCGGCGACAGCCTCGCCGTCACCCGCACCCCGGCCACCCGGGGGCGGGTCCTCGGCGCCGGTGGCACCCCGATCGTGCAGCCGCGGCCCGTGGTCCGGGTGGGGGTCGACAAGGCGCACGTCACGCCGCAGCAGGCCGAGGCCGCCGCGCCCAGGGTGGCGGCCTTCGCCGGGCTCGACGACGTCGCGGGCTACACCGCGCGGGTGCGCGGCGCCGGGCCGCGAGCCTTCGTGGAGGCGATCACGCTGCGCCGGGACGACCCGCAGGCCAAGGGGATCGACGCCCTGGTGGCCTCGGTGCCCGGCGTCACGGCGGTCGACGACCAGCGCCCGCTGGCGCCGACCCGCACCTTCGCCCGACCGATCCTCGGCTCGGTCGGCGAGGCGACGGCCGAGATCGTGCAGGCCTCCCACGGTGCCATCGCCGCGGGCGACGTGGTCGGGCTGGGCGGCCTGCAGCGCAGCGAGGACGAGACCCTGCGCGGCACCCCGGGCCTGCGGGTCGCGCTGCGGCACGCCGGCGCGACCAACCCCCTCTATGCCGCCGATCCCGTTGCGGGACGCGACGTCTCGACGACCCTGGACGTGTCGGTGCAGACCCGCGCCGAGCAGCTCCTCGCCGCGGTGAAGCCCGCCAGCGCCGTCGTGGCGCTGCGACCCTCCACCGGCGACGTGCTGGCCGCCGCGAGCGGCCCTGGGGGACAAGGGCAGTCGACGGCCACGCTCGGCAAGTACGCCCCCGGCTCCACCTTCAAGATCGTGTCCACGCTGGCGCTGCTGCGGGCCGGCCGTAGCTCCACCACCCCCGTCGCGTGCACGCCCACCGTGGCCGTCGACGGGCGCGTCTTCGAGAACTACGACGCCTACCCGGCCGACGGTCTCGGGCAGGTCCCGCTGGCCACGGCGTTCGCCAAGAGCTGCAACACCGCGTTCATCTCCCAGCGGGACGCCGCCTCCAGCAGCGAGATCGCCCGCGCCGCAGCAGGGCTCGGCCTGACCGCGAGCCCCGCCCTGGGGGTCCCGGGCTTCCTCGGCTCGGTCCCGGACGCCACCTCCCAGACCGAGCACGCCGCCCAGATGATCGGTCAGAGCCAGATCACGGCCAGCCCGCTCGGCATGGCCACGGTGGCCGCGAGCGTCGTGGCGGGCAGGCCGGTGGCCCCGCGGATCGTCATACCGGCTGCCGGGGCGGGAGCGACGACGCCCGGGACGGGCACGACGCCCGGGGCGGCGGAGACGTCCACGGCCCCCTCGGCGTCGACGACGCCGGCGCCGCCCGCCGCTCCCGTCACCCCCGCCGAGGCCGCCGCGCTGCGGTCGCTGATGCGCGGCGTCGTGACCGGCGGCAGCGGGGAGCTGCTGCGCAGGCTGCCGGGGGAGGTCCTGGCCAAGACCGGGACCGCGGAGTTCGGGACGACCACGCCGCCCAGGAAGCACGCCTGGATGGTGGCGGCGCGCGGCGACCTGGCGGTGGCCGTGTTCGTGGACGAGGGGGAGGGCGGCTCCCGGACCGCCGGTCCGATCCTCAAGAGCTTCCTGGAGGGGACGCCATGA
- a CDS encoding thioesterase family protein — translation MTAAPASRPGRPDPSTLDGESRYYYAALGEGRYQPTLHAQGAWNDWEQHMAPASGLLVHALEQHEVRADMQLARITFEILGVIPAAEVRIECRTVRPGRTIELVEATMLAPTVTSDGAYADKPVVRATAWRLIQQDTTEVAGGFQPGLPAPDQAEPWDSTTIWGGGFIRSLDFRSVEGGVPGRGKAWVGTDLGLVDGEESSEVARFLGLVDTANGIAVRQHPGEWMFPNVDLTVHLFRRPRFGWLGLDTQVTFGETGLGLTSSDLYDEDGPVGRVEQILTVRPFPRG, via the coding sequence GTGACCGCTGCACCCGCCTCCCGTCCCGGCCGCCCCGACCCCAGCACGCTGGACGGCGAGTCCCGTTACTACTACGCGGCGCTCGGCGAGGGGCGATACCAACCCACGCTGCACGCCCAGGGCGCCTGGAACGACTGGGAGCAGCACATGGCCCCCGCGTCGGGCCTGCTCGTCCACGCCCTCGAGCAGCACGAGGTGCGGGCCGACATGCAGCTGGCGCGGATCACCTTCGAGATCCTCGGCGTGATCCCGGCCGCGGAGGTCCGCATCGAGTGCCGGACGGTCCGCCCGGGCCGCACGATCGAGCTGGTCGAGGCCACCATGCTGGCTCCGACGGTCACCTCCGACGGCGCGTATGCCGACAAGCCCGTCGTCCGCGCCACCGCCTGGCGGCTGATCCAGCAGGACACGACGGAGGTGGCCGGCGGCTTCCAGCCCGGGCTGCCGGCGCCGGACCAGGCCGAGCCGTGGGACAGCACGACGATCTGGGGCGGCGGCTTCATCCGCTCGCTGGACTTCCGCTCCGTCGAGGGTGGCGTCCCCGGCCGCGGCAAGGCCTGGGTGGGCACCGACCTCGGGCTCGTCGACGGCGAGGAGTCCAGCGAGGTCGCGAGGTTCCTCGGCCTGGTCGACACCGCCAACGGCATCGCGGTGCGGCAGCACCCCGGCGAGTGGATGTTCCCCAACGTCGACCTCACCGTGCACCTCTTCCGGCGGCCGAGGTTCGGCTGGCTGGGGCTGGACACCCAGGTGACCTTCGGCGAGACCGGGCTCGGGCTGACCTCCTCCGACCTCTACGACGAGGACGGCCCGGTCGGGCGGGTCGAGCAGATCCTCACGGTGCGGCCCTTCCCCCGGGGCTGA
- the pepN gene encoding aminopeptidase N — protein sequence MSTRNLLRTEAQHRSQHLSVSTYRVELDLSEAADLARTTFPTVSTVTFASTTAETFLDFLGERVLSVEVNGEQVEVEHDGNRVLLRGLRQDGDNVVTVRGEAAYSRSGEGLHRYRDPVDGQVYLYTHFEPTDARRVFAGFDQPDLKGRFTVVLTGPDDWELLANQPVMTREMVGHNAAGVAIARQEHAPTPPLSTYIWCVAAGPYHRVESVWRGRGPDGEPLEVPLAALCRRSLAESFDGERILDTTRRGLDFFAQQFAFPYPWGKYDSIFVPEYNIGAMENPGLVTFNDAGYVYQSAATRSQHELRSNTILHEMAHMWFGDLVTPRWWDDLWLKESFADYMGTEANSRATEFTDAWTPFCARRKAWAYLQDQLPTTHPIVADIPDVEAARQNFDGITYAKGASVLKQLVAYVGKDAFFAGARAYFAEHAYGSTGLSDLLEALEAASGRDLGEWSRLWLQTAGIGTLTSELTVSAAGDAVERLVVRQAAVDAMTGEPVTRPHRLVVGLYALQGDSLVRTARLELDLVADELEVEEARGLPVPDLVVVNDDDLTYAKVRLDDRSLRTVRSHLSSIESSLTRAVLWSALWNACRDGELAPADYVQTVLDHAPREEDVALLAIVTANAATAVEAYTPVRGREELRTAYLEGVGHELTSAEPGSGHQLVWARTLAAGSATSATCADRVRALLEGSLVVPGLALDPELRWSFLQSLAAQDRVSPTELDAELDADRTSLAPVRHRCALASYPRAELKREAFRTVVEDTSLTNDLVTAWTTGYSQPGHAELTRELLPDYFAALEQIWSSRSQELASRAVLGLFPRGADLADGQAPEEHPVPVAAQAWLDEHPSAPGGLRRLVVEQRDHVLRALRAQTSRR from the coding sequence ATGAGCACCCGCAACCTCCTGCGCACCGAGGCCCAGCACCGGTCGCAGCACCTGTCCGTGTCGACCTACCGGGTCGAGCTGGACCTGTCCGAGGCTGCCGACCTGGCCCGGACCACCTTCCCGACGGTCAGCACGGTCACCTTCGCGTCGACCACGGCAGAGACCTTCCTGGACTTCCTCGGCGAGCGCGTGCTGTCCGTGGAGGTCAACGGCGAGCAGGTCGAGGTGGAGCACGACGGCAACCGCGTGCTGCTGCGCGGGCTGCGGCAGGACGGCGACAACGTAGTGACGGTGCGGGGGGAGGCGGCATACTCGCGCTCCGGGGAGGGGCTGCACCGCTACCGCGACCCGGTCGACGGGCAGGTCTACCTCTACACGCACTTCGAGCCCACCGACGCCCGGCGGGTCTTCGCGGGCTTCGACCAGCCCGACCTCAAGGGCAGGTTCACGGTGGTCCTGACCGGCCCGGACGACTGGGAGCTGCTCGCCAACCAGCCTGTCATGACGCGAGAGATGGTGGGGCACAACGCTGCCGGGGTGGCGATCGCGCGGCAGGAGCACGCGCCGACGCCGCCGCTGTCGACCTACATCTGGTGCGTCGCCGCCGGCCCCTACCACCGGGTGGAGTCCGTATGGCGCGGCCGCGGCCCGGACGGGGAGCCGCTCGAGGTGCCGCTGGCGGCGCTGTGCCGGCGCTCCCTGGCCGAGTCCTTCGACGGGGAGCGGATCCTCGACACGACGCGCCGCGGGCTGGACTTCTTCGCCCAGCAGTTCGCCTTCCCCTACCCGTGGGGCAAGTACGACTCGATCTTCGTGCCGGAGTACAACATCGGCGCGATGGAGAACCCCGGCCTGGTGACCTTCAACGACGCCGGCTACGTCTACCAGTCGGCCGCCACGCGCTCGCAGCACGAGCTGCGGTCCAACACGATCCTGCACGAGATGGCGCACATGTGGTTCGGGGACCTCGTGACGCCGCGCTGGTGGGACGACCTGTGGCTCAAGGAGTCCTTCGCCGACTACATGGGCACCGAGGCCAACTCTCGCGCAACGGAGTTCACCGACGCCTGGACCCCCTTCTGCGCGCGGCGCAAGGCCTGGGCCTACCTGCAGGACCAGCTGCCGACGACGCACCCGATCGTGGCCGACATCCCCGACGTCGAGGCGGCGCGGCAGAACTTCGACGGGATCACCTACGCCAAGGGCGCCTCGGTGCTCAAGCAGCTCGTCGCCTACGTCGGCAAGGACGCGTTCTTCGCGGGGGCCCGGGCCTACTTCGCCGAGCACGCCTACGGCTCCACGGGGTTGAGCGACCTGCTGGAGGCGCTGGAGGCGGCCTCGGGGCGCGACCTCGGGGAGTGGAGCCGGCTGTGGCTGCAGACGGCCGGGATCGGGACGCTCACCTCCGAGCTGACCGTGTCCGCGGCGGGCGACGCCGTCGAGCGGCTCGTGGTGCGCCAGGCCGCGGTCGACGCGATGACCGGCGAGCCCGTCACGCGTCCCCACCGCCTCGTCGTGGGTCTGTATGCGCTGCAGGGCGACTCGCTCGTCCGGACCGCCCGCCTCGAGCTGGACCTGGTCGCCGACGAGCTGGAGGTCGAGGAGGCCCGCGGCCTCCCGGTCCCTGACCTCGTCGTGGTCAACGACGACGACCTCACCTACGCCAAGGTCCGCCTGGACGACCGCTCGCTGCGGACCGTCCGCAGCCACCTCAGCTCCATCGAGTCCTCGCTGACGCGGGCCGTGCTGTGGTCGGCGCTCTGGAACGCCTGCCGCGACGGCGAGCTCGCCCCGGCCGACTACGTCCAGACCGTCCTCGACCACGCGCCGCGGGAGGAGGACGTCGCGCTCCTCGCGATCGTCACCGCCAACGCCGCCACGGCCGTCGAGGCCTACACCCCGGTGCGCGGGCGGGAGGAGCTGCGGACGGCATACCTCGAGGGCGTGGGCCACGAGCTCACCTCTGCCGAGCCGGGATCCGGCCACCAGCTGGTGTGGGCCCGGACCCTGGCCGCGGGCTCCGCGACGAGCGCCACCTGCGCCGACCGGGTGCGGGCGCTCCTGGAGGGCAGCCTCGTCGTGCCCGGGCTCGCGCTCGACCCGGAGCTGCGCTGGTCCTTCCTGCAGTCGCTGGCCGCCCAGGACCGGGTGTCGCCGACCGAGCTGGACGCCGAGCTGGACGCCGACCGGACCTCCCTGGCGCCGGTGCGGCACCGCTGCGCCCTGGCCTCCTACCCGCGCGCGGAGCTCAAGCGGGAGGCCTTCCGCACCGTGGTGGAGGACACCTCGCTCACCAACGACCTGGTGACGGCGTGGACGACCGGATACTCCCAGCCGGGGCACGCCGAGCTGACCCGCGAGCTGCTGCCCGACTACTTCGCGGCGCTCGAGCAGATCTGGTCCTCCCGCAGCCAGGAGCTCGCGTCCCGGGCGGTGCTCGGGTTGTTCCCGCGCGGCGCGGACCTGGCCGACGGGCAGGCGCCCGAGGAGCACCCCGTGCCGGTGGCGGCCCAGGCGTGGCTCGACGAGCACCCGTCCGCGCCCGGCGGGCTGCGGCGGCTCGTCGTGGAGCAGCGCGACCACGTGCTGCGCGCCCTCCGTGCGCAGACCTCCCGGCGGTAG
- a CDS encoding pyridoxal phosphate-dependent aminotransferase, protein MALAHRLSRLGTETAFAVSAAAAAWGAKGNTIYPFHLGDIDLATPAHITEAMNKAIADGKTGYCPGPGIPQLREAMAADINRLRGTDYTADNVAIQPGGKPVITKFLQAVMDEGDEVLYPNPGFPIYESQIEYLGGVAKAYRYLPTDKGFAIDLEQVRSLITPKTKAIIYNDLQNPISAESTQEEREAIAALAQEHDLWVLSDEAYFETRYSGRSHSISSIDGMKDRTVILYTFSKKFAMTGWRLGAGIAPAEVAQVFSTMNTNNESCTTHFIQYAGIAGLTGDQKPVQDMLDVLRGRRDAACAMINQIPGVDVATPESTFYLFPDVTEAVRRVGASDVDDFATQALHATGVSFCTRNHFGRRQPGEDRDYIRFAYSGISEDRIREGLGKLKDWIESK, encoded by the coding sequence ATGGCGCTGGCACATCGTCTGTCACGACTCGGCACCGAGACGGCCTTCGCCGTCTCCGCGGCTGCCGCGGCGTGGGGGGCCAAGGGCAACACCATCTACCCCTTCCACCTGGGCGACATCGACCTGGCCACCCCGGCGCACATCACCGAGGCCATGAACAAGGCCATCGCCGACGGCAAGACCGGGTACTGCCCCGGCCCGGGCATCCCGCAGCTGCGCGAGGCCATGGCCGCCGACATCAACCGGCTGCGGGGCACCGACTACACCGCCGACAACGTGGCGATCCAGCCCGGCGGAAAGCCCGTCATCACGAAGTTCCTGCAGGCCGTGATGGACGAGGGTGACGAGGTGCTCTACCCGAACCCGGGGTTCCCCATCTACGAGTCGCAGATCGAGTACCTCGGTGGCGTGGCCAAGGCCTACCGCTACCTGCCGACGGACAAGGGTTTCGCGATCGACCTGGAGCAGGTCCGGTCGCTGATCACGCCCAAGACCAAGGCGATCATCTACAACGACCTGCAGAACCCCATCTCCGCGGAGTCCACGCAGGAGGAGCGCGAGGCGATCGCGGCGCTCGCGCAGGAGCACGACCTGTGGGTGCTGTCCGACGAGGCGTACTTCGAGACGCGCTACTCCGGCCGGTCGCACTCGATCTCGTCGATCGACGGGATGAAGGACCGCACCGTCATCCTCTACACCTTCTCCAAGAAGTTCGCGATGACGGGCTGGCGCCTCGGGGCCGGCATCGCCCCCGCCGAGGTGGCCCAGGTCTTCTCCACGATGAACACCAACAACGAGTCCTGCACCACCCACTTCATCCAGTATGCCGGGATCGCCGGCCTCACCGGCGACCAGAAGCCCGTCCAGGACATGCTCGACGTGCTCCGCGGTCGGCGGGACGCGGCCTGCGCGATGATCAACCAGATCCCGGGCGTGGACGTGGCGACGCCGGAGTCGACCTTCTACCTCTTCCCCGACGTGACGGAGGCGGTGCGGCGGGTCGGCGCGAGCGACGTCGACGACTTCGCCACGCAGGCGCTGCACGCGACGGGTGTGTCCTTCTGCACCCGCAACCACTTCGGCCGCCGTCAGCCGGGCGAGGACCGCGACTACATCCGGTTCGCCTACTCCGGCATCAGCGAGGACCGCATCCGCGAGGGCCTCGGCAAGCTCAAGGACTGGATCGAGAGCAAGTGA
- a CDS encoding GNAT family N-acetyltransferase, giving the protein MSRAPTDPRAAEQRPAGLGLRPEDHRDHAAVRDIVERAFVDEPSVADLVGVLRADSAVAEGYSVVAELGGAVVGHVMLSRGWVDAPDRLVKVLVLSPLSVAPEWQGQGIGAALVRHALGLAAEAGWPAVFLEGSPLYYSKFGFRRAGRLGFTAPSPRVPAAAFQVVTLPGHESWMTGALVYPDVFWRLDSVGLRGDALTEVLAALGE; this is encoded by the coding sequence ATGTCGCGCGCCCCCACCGACCCCCGGGCCGCCGAGCAGCGCCCCGCCGGACTCGGCCTGCGCCCCGAGGACCATAGGGACCACGCGGCGGTGCGGGACATCGTCGAGCGCGCCTTCGTGGACGAGCCGAGCGTCGCCGACCTGGTCGGGGTGCTGCGCGCCGACTCCGCCGTGGCAGAGGGCTACTCGGTCGTCGCCGAGCTGGGCGGAGCCGTGGTCGGGCACGTCATGCTCTCCCGCGGGTGGGTCGACGCCCCGGACCGGCTGGTCAAGGTGCTCGTCCTGTCGCCGCTGTCGGTGGCGCCGGAGTGGCAGGGTCAGGGCATCGGTGCGGCGCTGGTCCGGCACGCGCTGGGGCTCGCGGCCGAGGCGGGGTGGCCGGCGGTCTTCCTCGAGGGATCCCCGCTCTACTACAGCAAGTTCGGGTTCAGGAGGGCGGGGCGGCTCGGCTTCACGGCGCCGTCGCCGCGGGTGCCCGCCGCCGCCTTCCAGGTGGTCACGCTCCCGGGCCACGAGAGCTGGATGACCGGCGCCCTGGTCTACCCCGACGTGTTCTGGCGCCTGGACTCCGTGGGTCTGCGCGGGGACGCCCTGACGGAGGTGCTCGCGGCGCTGGGCGAGTGA
- a CDS encoding 2-hydroxyacid dehydrogenase, with protein sequence MKVVITNKIPQSAVDALKAEHDVVFYHDADDCITREACLEAVKGADAVVTLLTEKVDDEFLDACGDQLKVVANVAVGYNNIDVPACERRGVVATNTPKVLTETTADTAFGLMLMVTRRFGEGERVIRSRTPWQWGMFYLLGTGLQDKTLGIVGMGQIGIAMARRAKAFGMDIIYSDAYELDPAVAQELGARKVEMDELLETSDVVSLHCPLMDSTRHLIDAAALQKMKKTAYVVNSARGPIVDEAALVAALEAGEIAGAGLDVFEDEPAVHKGLLDRDDVVLLPHLGSATIETRTAMADLAAENVLAVLAGKAPVTPVTSH encoded by the coding sequence ATGAAGGTCGTCATCACCAACAAGATCCCGCAGTCGGCCGTCGACGCCCTCAAGGCCGAGCACGACGTCGTCTTCTACCACGACGCCGACGACTGCATCACCCGCGAGGCCTGCCTCGAGGCCGTCAAGGGCGCCGACGCGGTCGTCACCCTGCTGACCGAGAAGGTCGACGACGAGTTCCTCGACGCCTGCGGCGACCAGCTCAAGGTCGTCGCCAACGTCGCGGTGGGCTACAACAACATCGACGTGCCGGCGTGCGAGCGCCGGGGCGTCGTGGCCACCAACACCCCCAAGGTGCTGACCGAGACGACGGCCGACACGGCGTTCGGCCTGATGCTCATGGTCACGCGCCGGTTCGGGGAGGGTGAGCGGGTCATCCGCTCCCGCACCCCGTGGCAGTGGGGCATGTTCTACCTGCTCGGCACGGGCCTGCAGGACAAGACGCTCGGCATCGTCGGGATGGGCCAGATCGGCATCGCGATGGCCCGCCGCGCCAAGGCCTTCGGCATGGACATCATCTACTCGGACGCCTACGAGCTGGACCCGGCGGTCGCGCAGGAGCTGGGCGCCCGCAAGGTCGAGATGGACGAGCTGCTGGAGACCTCCGACGTGGTGTCCCTGCACTGCCCGCTCATGGACTCCACCAGGCACCTGATCGATGCCGCCGCGCTGCAGAAGATGAAGAAGACTGCGTACGTCGTCAACTCGGCCCGCGGCCCGATCGTCGACGAGGCCGCCCTGGTGGCGGCCCTGGAGGCGGGCGAGATCGCCGGCGCCGGGCTCGACGTCTTCGAGGACGAGCCGGCCGTGCACAAGGGTCTGCTCGACCGCGACGACGTGGTGCTGCTCCCCCACCTGGGGTCGGCGACCATCGAGACCCGCACGGCCATGGCCGATCTCGCGGCGGAGAACGTCCTGGCCGTTCTCGCCGGCAAGGCTCCGGTCACCCCGGTCACGTCCCACTGA